One region of Acidobacteriota bacterium genomic DNA includes:
- a CDS encoding tetratricopeptide repeat protein has product MRETANPHRRLSLILVGLLFTVPSLAQDLDEANRLAAEGNAAAAIPLYESHLAQNPDDGATWYALGRAAHSLERLDLAKRALRRALELSFQPAGAQLRLGTIALAEGDEAAARNWLQQAFDGGVPVARMITQMPGYGDAARSAEFDEFVRTLHPCGTPENRQFDFWIGDWEVFNPSGRKVGENRIEKILDGCVLAEFWTGAGGSAGRSHNRYDSARKQWVQHWVSDNGSAIDMWGGLVDGAMILETVPTESSPKQRWIWTLEEDGSVRQKAEQLDPETGEWQVIWDSYYRRK; this is encoded by the coding sequence ATGCGAGAGACCGCCAATCCCCATCGCCGCCTTTCCCTGATCCTCGTCGGTCTCCTTTTCACAGTCCCGTCGCTGGCGCAGGACCTCGACGAGGCCAATCGTCTGGCCGCAGAAGGTAACGCCGCCGCGGCGATCCCGCTGTACGAGTCGCACCTCGCGCAGAACCCTGATGACGGTGCGACCTGGTACGCGCTCGGTCGCGCGGCTCACTCCCTCGAGCGCCTCGATCTCGCGAAGCGTGCCTTGCGGCGCGCGCTCGAGCTGTCGTTTCAGCCGGCCGGCGCTCAGCTTCGGCTCGGAACGATCGCCCTGGCGGAAGGCGATGAGGCCGCCGCGCGAAACTGGCTTCAGCAGGCATTCGACGGAGGCGTCCCGGTGGCACGGATGATCACGCAGATGCCGGGCTACGGGGATGCTGCGCGGTCGGCCGAGTTCGACGAGTTCGTCAGGACTCTCCATCCCTGTGGTACTCCCGAAAATCGTCAGTTCGACTTCTGGATCGGCGACTGGGAGGTCTTCAATCCCTCCGGCCGGAAGGTTGGAGAGAACCGGATCGAGAAGATCCTCGACGGATGTGTGCTCGCCGAGTTCTGGACCGGTGCAGGCGGTTCCGCCGGGCGAAGTCACAACCGTTATGACTCGGCACGGAAACAGTGGGTACAGCACTGGGTCTCCGACAATGGGTCCGCCATCGACATGTGGGGTGGGCTCGTCGACGGCGCGATGATTCTCGAGACGGTGCCGACGGAGAGCTCGCCGAAGCAGAGGTGGATCTGGACTCTTGAGGAGGACGGCAGCGTCCGGCAGAAGGCCGAGCAGCTCGACCCGGAAACGGGCGAGTGGCAGGTGATCTGGGATTCGTACTACCGGAGGAAATGA